The sequence TTCATGACGGTCGAAGTCCCGGACCTGACCCAGATCGCGATCAACAATGACGGCGTGTTCCCGATGCTTCAGGTGATCCAGATCATCGACGGGCGGACCGGGGTGCGCGGTCACGGGTTCCCGATGCCCATCTGGGGCGATCGGTTCGAGGCGCAGATGCCCGATGACATGGGCACCTACGCCACCGAGTTGATGGTCCGCGGCCGGGTTCTGGCACTGGCCACCCATCTCGAGGCCATTCAGGAGTGATCCTGCCAACCGATTGATCCTGTCAGGTGGCCCGCGACTTGGGCCACCTGACGCCATTGTTGATCCGCTTGTCGCGAGGTCCGCGCAACGATCAGGGCATCAGGGCGCAAAACGCCCCGTATCTGTGACGGCCGCCGGCCACGACGTTAGGCTGCACTTGGTCCAAGGCGGTCTTTGCCCCAAGGGGCAGCAACACTCACTCTGGATGTCCCGGAACCTTGCCCGACGGCGCGACATAGGGCCGGGTCACGTCGCGCAACGTCACCTCCAGCGCTTCGACGTCCAAGGCCACCGCGCCATCGCCGGCAAAGACCAGCGTCACACGTCCGGCGCCATCCTCGGCCGGAGCCCATTCGATCGCCAGCAACGACAAGACGATATCCCGATCGGCCCGATCGATCCCCTGGCTCGAGACGCGCTGCACATCCTCGATCGCCAGAACGCTCTGGACCCGTTCGGGCGGGCTGTGGCGGCCGGCGTCCTCCCATCGAAACCGATTGAGCAACAGGGCAAAGCGGCGTCGGGGCCGGTCCCAGGTCATCTCGACGACGGGCAGGACCGCGTCCTGTGTCAGGCTCGAGATGACCTCGAGATCGCCGGCATCGAGCGCGCGCAGGGCGACGGGCCGGTCTGCACCGTCTTCGAACCGGGCGTCTTCAACCATCGTCCTTGACCCTTTTGATCTTTGCCCCAACGGCGGACAGCTTTTCCTCGACCCGTTCGTATCCGCGATCGAGATGATAGACGCGGCTGACCACCGTTTCACCCTCTGCCGCCAGGCCGGCCAGGATCAAGCTGACCGAGGCGCGCAGATCGGTCGCCATGACCGGCGCGCCCTTGAGACGGGAGACGCCGGTGACCGTCGCCGTGCCGCCATGCACGTCGATCCTGGCGCCCATGCGGATCAGTTCGGGCGCGTGCATGAAGCGGTTTTCAAAGATCCGCTCCTCAAGCACGCTGACCCCGTCGGCCAGGCACAGCAGCGCCATCATCTGCGCCTGCAGGTCGGTCGGGAAGCCGGGGAAGGGCTCGGTCACGACATCGACGGCGCGGATACGGCCCTCGCCGCGTGACACGCGCAAACCGCGCGGCGTCTCCTCGACCTCGGTCCCGGTCGCGCGCAGCTTGTCCACGAAGGCGGCGACCAGGTCGATCCGCCCGCCGGGCAGATCGACCGCCCCGCCCGCGATGGCCGGGACCAGCATGTAGGTCCCCAGTTCGATCCGGTCTAGCACCACCGGATGCGTGGCACCATGCAGACGGTCGACCCCCTCGATCACGATGTCCGAGGTCCCCTCGCCCTCGATCTGTGCGCCCATCTTGCGCAGGCATTGGGCCAGATCGACGATCTCCGGCTCTCGCGCGGCGTTTTTCAGAACCGTCGTGCCCTTGGCCAGGGTGGCCGCCATCAGCGCGTTTTCCGTGGCCCCGACCGAGACCAGCGGAAACTCGAACACCGCCCCCTTGAGCCCGCCCTTGACCTGCGCATGGACATACCCGTCCCGCAATTCCAGATCGGCCCCCATCGCCTCGAGCGCCTTGAGATGCAGATCGACGGGGCGCGCGCCGATGGAACACCCGCCCGGCAGGCTGACGACGGCCCGGCCATCGCGCGCCAGCATCGGCCCGAGCACCAGGATCGAGGCGCGCATCTTGCGCACGATGTCGTAATCGGCGGTGTGATTGTCGAGACTATGTGACGACAGCGTCAAGACCTGGCCGTCATTGAGCGGCTGCACCTCGGCACCCAGCGATTGCAGCAGCGTCGACATGGTGCGGATGTCCGACAGCCGCGGCGCATTGGTCAGCGTCAGCGGTTCCTCGCTGAGCAGCGTGGCGGGCATGAGCGTCAGGCAGGCATTCTTTGCGCCCGCGATGGGGATTTCCCCATGCAAGGGGCCTGCCCCCTCGACGATGATTCTGTCCACGGCTCTGCCCTTTCCTCAATCCTGTTGCGGCTCCGCACCGTCATTGTCGGTCGCGGGCCCGGCCCGTTTGCGGGCCTGTGCCTTGCGTCTCGCCAGATTGGCCTTGAGGGCCGCCTTGAGCCGCGCCTCTCGATCCCCGGCCTGTCGGGCCGCGCCCGATTTGGCGGGCTGGTCTGCCTTGCGTCGCATCGTCATGGGGCGGGGTTTACCGCGCTCGGCGAAAGGCGTCCAGATTGCCCTTGCATCGTCCGGTCGAAGCGTCTAGAGGACCGCCCACATGATGTCGCCGCAGTAGCTCAGTGGTAGAGCGCACCCTTGGTAAGGGTGAGGTCGGGAGTTCAATCCTCCCCTGCGGCACCACCGCCCTCTCGGCTTTCGACATGCAATGCGGTCTTGATGCCGCCGACGGCGGCTTTCGGTCAACGGGCGCGGCGCAATTGCCTTGGCCTAATGCCGCGCATCGCCCGGTCATGCCCCTCTTGCGCAGTAAAACGCCCCTTCTTCGCGGCAATCCCGGCTGCTAGCCTGCGCGCATGCTGGACGATCGCACCCTGATTTCCGGGCTTTTTGTCGGGTTCTTCCTCCTCCTGCTATGGGGGCGTATCCGCTATGACCTCGTGGCTTTTGGCACATTGGTCCTTGCCGCTGTTCTGGGGCTTGTGCCCTATGACGGGCTGTTTGCCGGGTTCGGGCATCCGGCGGTCGCCATCATCGCGCTGGTGCTTATCATCAGCCGCGGGCTTTCTTCCTCTGGGGCCGTGGAACTGGTTGCAGCGCGCCTGATCGACCCGGAACGCCCGGTGCCGCTGCATATCTCGGTCATTTCCGGCATCGGGGCGATCCTGTCGGCGGTCATCAACAACGTCGCGGCCCTGGCCGTGTTGATGCCGCTGGACATGGACGCGGCCAGAACGGCCAAGCGCGCCGCCGGCAAGACCCTGATGCCGCTGTCCTTCGCCACGATCCTGGGGGGCATGATCACGCTGATCGGGACGCCGCCCAACATCGTGATCTCGGAGTATCGCACGGACGCTTTGGGCGAACCCTTCTCGATGTTCGACTTCACGCCCGTGGGCCTGACGGTGGCCTGTGTGGGCATCCTTTTCTTGTCGGTCATCGGGTGGCGGCTGCTGCCGGCGCGCCTGCAGGATGAAACCCCGGAGGAGGTCGCGCGCGGACGCTACATCGCCGAATTGCGCGTCGGCGATCAGGACCCCGAGCAACCCGTCCTCGTGCGCGATCTCGACCAGCAGGCCAACGCCGCCGACGTCCACATCATC comes from Roseibacterium elongatum DSM 19469 and encodes:
- a CDS encoding DUF2948 family protein; this translates as MVEDARFEDGADRPVALRALDAGDLEVISSLTQDAVLPVVEMTWDRPRRRFALLLNRFRWEDAGRHSPPERVQSVLAIEDVQRVSSQGIDRADRDIVLSLLAIEWAPAEDGAGRVTLVFAGDGAVALDVEALEVTLRDVTRPYVAPSGKVPGHPE
- a CDS encoding c-type cytochrome, encoding MKHAVLSSIVTVGIALGGAAFAQSDAGAQEYVQACASCHGVAGHGDGPLAEFMTVEVPDLTQIAINNDGVFPMLQVIQIIDGRTGVRGHGFPMPIWGDRFEAQMPDDMGTYATELMVRGRVLALATHLEAIQE
- the murA gene encoding UDP-N-acetylglucosamine 1-carboxyvinyltransferase codes for the protein MDRIIVEGAGPLHGEIPIAGAKNACLTLMPATLLSEEPLTLTNAPRLSDIRTMSTLLQSLGAEVQPLNDGQVLTLSSHSLDNHTADYDIVRKMRASILVLGPMLARDGRAVVSLPGGCSIGARPVDLHLKALEAMGADLELRDGYVHAQVKGGLKGAVFEFPLVSVGATENALMAATLAKGTTVLKNAAREPEIVDLAQCLRKMGAQIEGEGTSDIVIEGVDRLHGATHPVVLDRIELGTYMLVPAIAGGAVDLPGGRIDLVAAFVDKLRATGTEVEETPRGLRVSRGEGRIRAVDVVTEPFPGFPTDLQAQMMALLCLADGVSVLEERIFENRFMHAPELIRMGARIDVHGGTATVTGVSRLKGAPVMATDLRASVSLILAGLAAEGETVVSRVYHLDRGYERVEEKLSAVGAKIKRVKDDG